One region of Deinococcus aerius genomic DNA includes:
- the rpsM gene encoding 30S ribosomal protein S13, with protein MARIAGVDLPREKRVEIALTYIYGIGLTRSKEVLARTGVNPDTRVRNLSEAEQSALREAIERTYRVEGDLRSEVGQNIKRLMDIGAYRGLRHRRGLPVRGQRTKTNARTRKGPRKTVAGKKKATRK; from the coding sequence ATGGCGCGTATTGCCGGTGTTGACCTTCCGCGCGAGAAGCGCGTCGAGATCGCCCTGACCTACATCTACGGGATTGGCCTGACCCGTTCCAAGGAGGTGCTGGCGCGCACGGGGGTGAACCCCGATACCCGCGTCCGTAACCTCAGCGAGGCCGAGCAGTCGGCCCTGCGCGAGGCCATCGAGCGGACCTACCGCGTCGAGGGTGACCTGCGCTCGGAAGTCGGCCAGAACATCAAGCGCCTGATGGACATCGGCGCGTACCGTGGCCTGCGCCACCGCCGCGGCCTGCCGGTGCGCGGCCAGCGCACGAAGACGAACGCCCGCACCCGCAAGGGGCCGCGCAAGACCGTCGCTGGCAAGAAGAAAGCGACGAGGAAGTAA
- the rpmJ gene encoding 50S ribosomal protein L36, which produces MKVRSSVKRMCDNCKVIRRHGRVFIICTNVKHKQRQG; this is translated from the coding sequence ATGAAAGTTCGCAGCAGTGTCAAGAGGATGTGCGACAACTGCAAGGTGATTCGCCGCCACGGGCGCGTGTTCATCATCTGCACCAACGTCAAGCACAAGCAGAGGCAGGGCTAA
- the infA gene encoding translation initiation factor IF-1, protein MPEQREKRKKEESDTVRAEGVVEEALPNTTFRVKLDTGHDILAYISGKMRIHYIRILPGDRVVLEISPYDTSRGRIVYRK, encoded by the coding sequence ATGCCGGAACAGCGGGAAAAGCGCAAGAAGGAAGAGTCCGATACCGTACGGGCCGAGGGCGTGGTCGAAGAGGCGCTGCCGAACACCACGTTCCGGGTGAAGCTCGACACCGGGCACGACATTCTGGCGTACATCAGCGGCAAGATGAGGATTCACTACATCCGCATCCTGCCCGGCGACCGTGTGGTTCTGGAAATCAGCCCGTACGATACTTCGCGCGGGCGCATCGTCTACCGCAAGTAA
- a CDS encoding adenylate kinase, whose translation MTQPRNKVVIFLGPPGAGKGTQAERLAREQGLTKISTGEILRDHVSRGTELGQQVRPILDAGQLVPDDILIALIRDRLAGMEPVRVIFDGFPRTCAQAEALDMLLEELGAPVTAVPLLEVPDELLIERIVERGRQAALLGEPVRSDDTEEVARRRQEVYREQTQPLIDYYAARGHLRHVDGVGTMDEVYGRIQQTMR comes from the coding sequence ATGACTCAACCCAGAAACAAGGTCGTGATTTTCCTCGGCCCGCCCGGCGCGGGCAAGGGGACGCAGGCCGAACGCCTCGCCCGCGAGCAGGGCCTGACCAAGATCAGCACCGGGGAAATCCTGCGCGACCACGTCTCCCGCGGCACCGAACTCGGGCAGCAGGTGAGGCCCATTCTCGACGCCGGGCAGCTCGTGCCCGACGACATCCTGATCGCGCTGATCCGCGACCGCCTGGCCGGGATGGAGCCCGTGCGGGTGATTTTCGACGGCTTTCCCCGCACCTGCGCCCAGGCCGAGGCGCTGGACATGCTGCTGGAGGAGCTGGGCGCCCCCGTCACTGCCGTGCCCCTGCTGGAGGTGCCCGACGAGCTGCTGATCGAGCGAATTGTGGAGCGGGGGCGGCAGGCGGCTTTGCTTGGCGAGCCGGTCCGCAGCGACGACACCGAGGAGGTCGCCCGCAGGCGCCAGGAGGTCTACCGCGAGCAGACCCAGCCGCTCATCGACTACTACGCGGCGCGCGGGCACCTGCGTCACGTGGACGGCGTGGGCACGATGGACGAGGTGTACGGGCGGATTCAGCAGACGATGCGCTGA
- the secY gene encoding preprotein translocase subunit SecY — MLRAFRDAFRIPDLRRKIVFTLLLLAVFRLGSTIPTPGVNTAALEQATTGGLFGLISLISGGNLSQFSIFALGVLPYITASIVIQLLTTTIPSLEKLSKEGEEGRKKINQYTRYAAIGLGAAQALFFSLYITNNPAFIAVGWDPGLFTVLVMVLTQVAGIAFTMWIGERITEVGVGNGISLIITAGIIARYPHEVSATAQLFRTNPDQSILGLAFFILVILATIAGIVYVYQGERRVPVTYARARGGAPAGAARNLGGQATWLPIKVNQAGVIPVIFASAMLIIPNLIASATATRAPAVNAFIQTHLTPGSPWYIALEGLLIFGFTYLYNSVQFDPKRISEQLREAGGFIPGVRPGAPTAEYLGGISSRLSLWGAIFLVILTVIPQIVQRATGISTFQFSGTGLLIIVGVALETLKQLEAQLTVRRYDGFISKGRIRGRLNS, encoded by the coding sequence ATGCTGCGCGCCTTCCGCGACGCGTTCCGGATTCCGGACCTTCGGCGGAAGATTGTCTTCACCCTGCTGCTGCTCGCCGTGTTCCGCCTCGGAAGCACCATCCCGACACCGGGCGTGAACACGGCAGCTCTCGAACAGGCCACCACGGGTGGCCTTTTCGGGTTGATCAGCCTGATCTCGGGCGGCAATCTTTCGCAGTTCTCGATCTTCGCCCTGGGCGTGCTGCCGTACATCACGGCGAGCATCGTGATCCAGCTTCTCACCACGACCATTCCCTCGCTCGAAAAGCTCAGCAAGGAGGGCGAGGAGGGCCGCAAGAAGATCAACCAGTACACCCGCTACGCGGCCATCGGCCTCGGCGCGGCGCAGGCGCTCTTCTTCTCGCTGTACATCACCAACAATCCCGCCTTTATCGCGGTGGGCTGGGACCCCGGCCTCTTTACGGTCCTCGTGATGGTGCTGACGCAGGTGGCGGGCATCGCCTTCACCATGTGGATCGGCGAGCGCATTACCGAGGTCGGCGTCGGCAACGGCATCAGCCTGATCATCACGGCGGGCATCATCGCCCGCTACCCGCACGAGGTCAGCGCGACGGCCCAGCTGTTCCGCACCAACCCCGACCAGTCCATCCTGGGTCTCGCCTTCTTCATCCTGGTGATTCTGGCGACCATCGCCGGGATTGTGTATGTGTATCAGGGCGAGCGCCGGGTGCCCGTCACCTACGCGCGGGCGCGCGGCGGGGCTCCGGCGGGTGCCGCCCGCAACCTCGGTGGGCAGGCCACCTGGCTCCCCATCAAGGTGAACCAGGCGGGCGTGATCCCGGTGATCTTCGCCTCGGCCATGCTGATCATCCCCAACCTGATCGCCAGCGCGACGGCCACCCGGGCGCCCGCGGTAAACGCCTTCATCCAGACGCACCTGACGCCCGGCAGCCCCTGGTACATCGCGCTGGAGGGCCTGCTGATCTTCGGGTTCACGTACCTGTACAACAGCGTGCAGTTTGACCCCAAGCGCATCAGCGAGCAACTGCGCGAGGCGGGCGGCTTTATCCCGGGCGTTCGTCCCGGCGCGCCCACCGCCGAATACCTGGGCGGGATCAGCAGCCGCCTGAGCCTCTGGGGCGCGATCTTCCTGGTCATCCTGACGGTGATTCCGCAGATCGTCCAGCGGGCGACGGGCATCTCGACCTTCCAGTTCAGCGGAACCGGCCTGCTGATCATCGTGGGGGTGGCGCTTGAAACGCTGAAGCAGCTTGAGGCTCAGCTCACCGTGCGGCGCTACGACGGCTTTATCAGCAAGGGCCGCATTCGCGGTCGCCTGAACAGCTAA
- the rplO gene encoding 50S ribosomal protein L15, with protein sequence MKLHELTPAPGSRKNRKRVGRGPGGTDKTAGRGHKGQKARSGAGKGQFFEGGRSTLISRLPKRGFNNVGTTYEVVNLSQLAGVEGDTLDRAALEAAGLVRRKNRPVKLLARGEVTRAVTVHVDAASQAAIQAVEAAGGRVVIAAAGTDAEPTEQAG encoded by the coding sequence GTGAAGCTCCACGAACTGACTCCGGCGCCCGGCAGCCGCAAGAACCGCAAGCGCGTGGGCCGCGGCCCCGGCGGCACCGACAAGACCGCCGGACGCGGGCACAAGGGCCAGAAGGCGCGCAGCGGCGCGGGCAAGGGCCAATTCTTCGAGGGTGGCCGCAGCACGCTGATCAGCCGCCTGCCCAAGCGCGGCTTCAACAACGTCGGCACGACCTACGAGGTCGTCAACCTCTCGCAGCTCGCGGGCGTCGAGGGCGACACCCTGGACCGCGCCGCGCTGGAAGCGGCGGGCCTGGTGCGCCGCAAGAACCGCCCGGTCAAGCTCCTCGCCCGCGGCGAGGTGACCCGCGCCGTGACCGTTCACGTGGACGCGGCCAGCCAGGCGGCCATCCAGGCCGTCGAGGCGGCGGGTGGCCGGGTCGTGATCGCCGCGGCGGGCACGGACGCCGAGCCGACCGAGCAGGCGGGCTAA
- the rpmD gene encoding 50S ribosomal protein L30, whose product MKVTLRRSVIGRPKNQVETVKALGLRKIGDSRELADTPSIRGMIKTVQHLVEVEA is encoded by the coding sequence GTGAAGGTGACCCTGCGGCGCAGCGTGATTGGCCGCCCCAAGAACCAGGTCGAGACCGTGAAGGCGCTCGGCCTGCGGAAGATCGGCGACAGCCGTGAACTGGCGGACACGCCCAGCATTCGCGGCATGATCAAGACCGTCCAGCATCTGGTGGAGGTGGAAGCGTGA
- the rpsE gene encoding 30S ribosomal protein S5, which yields MTFNRRNDRERETSEFEEKMLFVNRTSKTYQGGRRFRFAALVILGDRNGRVGMGIGKAKEVPVAIEKAKAIARKNMITVPVENGTIPHDIVGENSTSRVLLKPAGPGTGVIAGTVPRSIAELAGITNMLSKELGSRNKVNVAYAVFDGLKNLRTAKQVRALRGTDIQPRVAGPMANSATTEAGAAQAGGVQ from the coding sequence TTGACTTTTAACCGTCGGAATGACCGCGAGCGCGAGACCAGCGAATTCGAAGAGAAGATGCTGTTCGTCAACCGCACGTCCAAGACCTATCAGGGTGGTCGCCGCTTCCGCTTCGCCGCGCTCGTGATCCTGGGGGACCGCAACGGTCGCGTGGGCATGGGCATCGGCAAGGCGAAGGAAGTGCCGGTCGCCATTGAAAAGGCCAAGGCCATCGCGCGCAAGAACATGATCACCGTGCCCGTCGAGAACGGCACGATTCCCCACGACATCGTCGGCGAGAACTCCACCAGCCGCGTGCTGCTCAAGCCCGCGGGTCCCGGTACGGGCGTGATCGCCGGAACCGTGCCCCGCTCCATCGCCGAACTGGCGGGCATCACCAACATGCTCTCCAAGGAACTCGGCAGCCGCAACAAGGTCAACGTGGCCTACGCGGTGTTCGACGGCCTGAAGAACCTCCGCACGGCCAAGCAGGTGCGCGCGCTGCGCGGCACGGACATCCAGCCCCGGGTGGCGGGCCCCATGGCGAACTCCGCCACCACCGAGGCCGGGGCGGCCCAGGCGGGAGGTGTCCAGTGA
- the rplR gene encoding 50S ribosomal protein L18, whose translation MATQTAIRRKLRARRKVRVAAGERLRLSVFRSSKHIYAQIIDDKTGTTLAAASSSAVKTGTKTDTAAAVGRALAEAAAAKGVKKVVFDRGQYKYHGRVKALADAAREGGLDF comes from the coding sequence ATGGCGACCCAGACTGCCATTCGCCGCAAGCTGCGCGCTCGCCGCAAGGTGCGCGTCGCCGCCGGGGAGAGATTGCGCCTCAGCGTGTTCCGCTCCAGCAAGCACATCTACGCCCAGATCATCGACGACAAGACCGGCACGACCCTCGCGGCGGCCAGCAGCAGCGCCGTCAAGACGGGCACGAAGACCGACACCGCCGCCGCGGTCGGCCGGGCTCTGGCCGAGGCTGCCGCCGCCAAGGGTGTCAAGAAGGTCGTCTTCGACCGAGGGCAGTACAAGTACCACGGCCGGGTGAAAGCGCTCGCGGACGCGGCGCGGGAGGGTGGCCTTGACTTTTAA
- the rplF gene encoding 50S ribosomal protein L6: protein MSRIGRQPIAVPNGVTATIANGVFSVKGPKGELRVPYNTALNISNDNGQILVTRPSDRQEHRALHGLTRTLVANAVKGVSDGYTINLELRGVGYRARLAGRNLELTIGFSHPVVIEPPAGVTFTVPEPTRIDVSGIDKQLVGQVAANVRKVRKPDAYHGKGVRFVGEQISLKAGKAGATGGKGKK, encoded by the coding sequence ATGTCCCGCATCGGTAGGCAACCCATCGCCGTGCCCAACGGCGTGACCGCGACCATCGCCAACGGCGTGTTCTCGGTCAAGGGCCCCAAGGGGGAACTGCGCGTTCCCTACAACACGGCCCTGAACATCAGCAACGACAACGGGCAGATTCTCGTGACGCGTCCCAGCGACCGCCAGGAGCACCGCGCCCTGCACGGCCTGACCCGCACCCTCGTCGCCAACGCGGTGAAGGGTGTCAGCGACGGCTACACCATCAACCTCGAACTGCGCGGTGTGGGCTACCGTGCCCGCCTCGCCGGGCGCAACCTGGAGCTGACCATCGGCTTCAGCCACCCGGTCGTGATCGAGCCGCCCGCCGGGGTGACCTTCACGGTGCCCGAGCCCACCCGCATCGACGTGAGCGGGATCGACAAGCAGCTCGTCGGCCAGGTCGCCGCGAACGTCCGCAAGGTTCGCAAGCCCGACGCCTACCACGGCAAGGGTGTGCGCTTCGTCGGTGAGCAGATCAGCCTCAAGGCCGGTAAGGCTGGCGCCACGGGCGGGAAAGGGAAGAAGTAA
- the rpsH gene encoding 30S ribosomal protein S8 — MLSDPIADMLTRIRNATRTYKESVDIPASKFKEQLARLLVQEGYVASAERIRPEGQKFDVLRLTLKYGAKREQVIKHIERVSRPGRRAYVSAENLPRIQRGLGLAVVSTSKGLLPDREARKQGVGGEVICVLW, encoded by the coding sequence ATGCTGAGTGATCCCATCGCCGACATGCTCACGCGCATTCGCAACGCGACGCGCACCTACAAGGAGAGCGTCGACATCCCGGCCTCCAAGTTCAAGGAGCAGCTCGCCCGGCTGCTCGTGCAGGAGGGCTACGTGGCCTCCGCCGAGCGCATCCGGCCCGAGGGCCAGAAGTTCGACGTGCTGCGCCTCACCCTGAAGTACGGCGCCAAGCGTGAGCAGGTCATCAAGCACATCGAGCGTGTCAGCCGTCCCGGCCGCCGCGCGTACGTGAGCGCCGAGAACCTGCCCCGCATCCAGCGCGGCCTGGGCCTGGCGGTCGTCTCGACCTCCAAGGGCCTGCTGCCCGACCGCGAGGCCCGCAAGCAGGGCGTCGGCGGCGAAGTTATCTGCGTCCTCTGGTAA
- a CDS encoding type Z 30S ribosomal protein S14 has protein sequence MANTSKVVKAARGSKFAVQNYNRCSRCGRARGYYRFFGMCRICIRELAHKGELPGVKKASW, from the coding sequence ATGGCGAATACCTCTAAAGTTGTGAAGGCGGCCCGCGGCAGCAAGTTTGCCGTGCAGAACTACAACCGTTGCAGCCGCTGTGGCCGCGCGCGTGGCTACTACCGCTTCTTCGGGATGTGCCGCATCTGCATCCGCGAGCTCGCGCACAAGGGCGAACTGCCCGGCGTGAAAAAGGCGAGCTGGTAA
- the rplE gene encoding 50S ribosomal protein L5, with product MQTLKAKYNEQVRPALMQQFGYSSVMAVPRIEKIVINEGLGSSKEDSKAIDKAARELALIALQKPIITKAKKSISNFKLRQGMPVGVKVTLRGERMYVFLEKLINIGLPRIRDFRGINPNAFDGRGNYNLGIKEQLIFPEITYDMVDKVRGMDITIVTTAKTDEEARALLQAMGLPFRK from the coding sequence ATGCAGACGCTCAAAGCGAAGTACAACGAGCAGGTGCGCCCCGCGCTGATGCAGCAGTTCGGCTACTCCAGCGTGATGGCGGTGCCCCGCATCGAGAAGATCGTGATCAACGAGGGCCTGGGCTCCTCCAAGGAAGACTCCAAGGCCATCGACAAGGCGGCCCGCGAACTCGCCCTGATCGCCCTGCAAAAGCCCATCATCACCAAGGCGAAGAAGAGCATCTCCAACTTCAAGCTGCGCCAGGGCATGCCCGTCGGCGTGAAGGTCACGCTGCGCGGCGAGCGCATGTACGTGTTCCTGGAGAAGCTGATCAACATCGGCCTGCCCCGGATTCGGGACTTCCGCGGGATCAACCCCAACGCCTTTGACGGCCGCGGCAACTACAACCTCGGCATCAAGGAGCAACTGATCTTCCCGGAGATCACCTATGATATGGTCGACAAGGTGCGCGGCATGGACATCACCATCGTGACCACCGCGAAGACCGACGAGGAAGCCCGCGCGCTCCTGCAAGCGATGGGTCTTCCGTTCCGCAAGTAA
- the rplX gene encoding 50S ribosomal protein L24, translated as MPRPSAGSHHGDKLHVKKGDTVVVLRGKHKGATGKVLLALPRDAKVVVEGVNLVTKHVKPSASNPQGGIEQREGALHASKVALVDPETGKATRVRKQIVDGKKVRVAVKSGKVID; from the coding sequence ATGCCCCGTCCCAGCGCCGGTAGCCACCACGGCGACAAGCTGCACGTCAAGAAGGGCGACACCGTCGTCGTGCTGCGCGGCAAGCACAAGGGCGCGACCGGCAAGGTCCTGCTCGCGCTGCCCCGCGACGCGAAGGTGGTCGTCGAGGGCGTGAACCTCGTCACCAAGCACGTCAAGCCCTCGGCGAGCAACCCCCAGGGCGGCATCGAGCAGCGTGAAGGCGCTCTGCACGCCAGCAAGGTCGCGCTCGTCGACCCCGAGACCGGCAAGGCCACCCGCGTGCGCAAGCAGATCGTGGACGGCAAGAAGGTCCGCGTCGCGGTCAAGAGCGGCAAGGTCATCGACTGA
- the rplN gene encoding 50S ribosomal protein L14, with translation MIMPQTRLDVADNSGARELMCIRVLNSAIGGKGLTTGGGGNKRYAHVGDIIVASVKDAAPRGAVKAGDVVKAVVVRTSHAIKRADGSTIRFDKNAAVIINNQGEPRGTRVFGPVARELRDRRFMKIVSLAPEVL, from the coding sequence ATGATCATGCCCCAGACCCGCCTCGACGTGGCGGACAACAGCGGCGCGCGCGAGCTGATGTGCATTCGCGTGCTCAACAGCGCCATCGGCGGCAAGGGCCTCACCACGGGCGGCGGCGGCAACAAGCGCTACGCCCATGTGGGGGATATCATCGTCGCCAGCGTCAAGGACGCGGCCCCGCGCGGCGCCGTGAAGGCCGGTGACGTGGTGAAGGCCGTCGTCGTGCGGACCAGCCACGCGATCAAGCGTGCCGACGGCTCCACCATCCGCTTCGACAAGAACGCCGCCGTCATCATCAACAACCAGGGCGAGCCCCGCGGCACCCGCGTCTTCGGGCCGGTGGCCCGCGAGCTGCGCGACCGCCGCTTCATGAAGATCGTCTCCCTGGCCCCGGAGGTGCTGTAA
- the rpsQ gene encoding 30S ribosomal protein S17 codes for MKKTFTGVVVSDKADKTVSVKVERRFMHPLYGKVVTRSKKYAAHDETNQYRIGDRVEIIAVRPISKTKTWKVTKLIERPRGIETTAVETEGGQA; via the coding sequence ATGAAAAAGACGTTTACGGGCGTCGTGGTGAGCGACAAGGCCGACAAGACGGTGAGCGTCAAGGTCGAGCGCCGCTTCATGCACCCCCTGTACGGCAAGGTCGTGACCCGCTCCAAGAAGTACGCGGCGCACGACGAGACGAACCAGTACCGGATCGGTGACCGCGTCGAGATCATCGCCGTGCGCCCGATCAGCAAGACGAAGACCTGGAAGGTCACCAAGCTCATCGAGCGCCCGCGCGGTATCGAGACCACGGCGGTCGAGACGGAAGGCGGCCAAGCATGA
- the rpmC gene encoding 50S ribosomal protein L29 yields the protein MKPSDMRALPLADFDREITARKKELMELRFQAAMGQLAQPHRVKQLRREVAQLNTIRTERARQGEQQ from the coding sequence ATGAAGCCCAGTGACATGCGCGCGCTGCCCCTGGCCGACTTCGACCGGGAGATCACCGCCCGCAAGAAGGAACTGATGGAGCTGCGCTTCCAGGCGGCGATGGGCCAGCTCGCCCAGCCGCACCGGGTCAAGCAGCTCCGCCGTGAGGTCGCCCAGCTCAACACCATTCGGACCGAGCGGGCGCGGCAAGGAGAGCAGCAATGA
- the rplP gene encoding 50S ribosomal protein L16, which yields MLLPKRTKYRKQFRGRMTGEAKGGDYVAFGDYGLVALEPAWIRSNQIEACRIVMSRHFRRGGKIYIRIFPDKPVTKKPAETRMGKGKGAVEYWVSVVKPGRVMFEVSGVTEEQAKEAFRLAGHKLPIQTKMVKREVYDEAQ from the coding sequence ATGCTTCTCCCGAAGCGCACCAAGTACCGCAAGCAGTTCCGCGGCCGCATGACCGGCGAGGCCAAGGGCGGCGATTACGTCGCCTTCGGCGACTACGGCCTGGTCGCCCTGGAGCCCGCCTGGATTCGCTCCAACCAGATCGAGGCGTGCCGCATCGTGATGAGCCGCCACTTCCGCCGCGGCGGCAAGATCTACATCCGCATCTTCCCCGACAAGCCCGTGACCAAGAAGCCCGCCGAGACCCGAATGGGTAAAGGGAAGGGCGCCGTGGAGTACTGGGTCAGCGTCGTGAAGCCCGGGCGCGTGATGTTCGAGGTCTCCGGCGTGACCGAGGAGCAGGCCAAGGAGGCGTTCCGCCTGGCGGGCCACAAGCTCCCCATCCAGACCAAGATGGTCAAGCGCGAGGTGTACGATGAAGCCCAGTGA